One Pseudomonas sp. FP1742 genomic window carries:
- the acs gene encoding acetate--CoA ligase — translation MSAASLYPVRPEVAANTLTDEATYKAMYQQSVVNPDGFWREQAKRLDWIKPFTTVKQTSFDDHHVDIKWFADGTLNVSYNCLDRHLAERGDQIAIIWEGDDPAESRNITYRELHEEVCKFANALRGQDVHRGDVVTIYMPMIPEAVVAMLACTRIGAIHSVVFGGFSPEALAGRIIDCKSKVVITADEGIRAGKKIPLKTNVDDALTNPETSSIQKVIVCKRTGGNIKWNQHRDIWYEDLMKVAGSVCAPKEMGAEEALFILYTSGSTGKPKGVQHTTGGYLLYAAMTHERVFDYRPGEIYWCTADVGWVTGHTYIVYGPLANGATTLLFEGVPNYPDITRVAKVVDKHKVNILYTAPTAIRAMMASGTAAVEGADGSSLRLLGSVGEPINPEAWDWYYKNVGQSRCPIVDTWWQTETGATLMSPLPGAHALKPGSAARPFFGVVPALVDNLGNIIEGVAEGNLVILDSWPGQARTLYRDHDRFVDTYFKTFRGMYFTGDGARRDADGYYWITGRVDDVLNVSGHRMGTAEIESAMVAHPKVAEAAVVGVPHDIKGQGIYVYVTLNAGEEPSEQLRLELKNWVRKEIGPIASPDVIQWAPGLPKTRSGKIMRRILRKIATAEYEGLGDISTLADPGVVQHLIDTHKTMNVA, via the coding sequence ATGAGTGCGGCTTCTTTGTATCCCGTTCGTCCCGAGGTAGCAGCCAATACGCTGACTGACGAGGCCACTTACAAGGCCATGTACCAGCAGTCGGTCGTCAACCCGGACGGCTTCTGGCGCGAACAAGCCAAGCGCCTGGACTGGATCAAGCCTTTCACCACGGTGAAGCAGACGTCCTTTGACGATCACCATGTCGACATCAAATGGTTCGCCGACGGCACGCTGAACGTTTCCTACAACTGCCTCGACCGTCATCTGGCCGAGCGCGGCGATCAAATCGCGATTATTTGGGAAGGGGATGACCCTGCCGAAAGCCGCAACATCACCTACCGCGAGCTGCACGAAGAAGTGTGCAAGTTCGCCAACGCCTTGCGCGGCCAGGATGTGCACCGCGGTGACGTGGTGACGATCTATATGCCGATGATCCCCGAAGCCGTGGTCGCCATGCTGGCCTGCACCCGGATCGGCGCGATTCACTCGGTGGTGTTCGGTGGTTTCTCGCCGGAAGCCTTGGCCGGTCGCATCATCGACTGCAAATCCAAAGTGGTGATCACCGCCGACGAAGGCATCCGTGCCGGCAAGAAGATCCCGCTCAAGACCAACGTCGACGACGCGCTGACCAACCCGGAAACCAGCAGTATTCAGAAAGTCATCGTGTGCAAGCGCACCGGTGGCAACATCAAGTGGAACCAGCATCGCGACATCTGGTACGAAGACCTGATGAAAGTGGCGGGCAGCGTTTGCGCGCCGAAAGAGATGGGCGCTGAAGAAGCGCTGTTCATCCTTTATACCTCCGGCTCCACCGGCAAGCCGAAGGGCGTGCAGCACACCACCGGCGGTTACCTGCTGTATGCGGCGATGACCCACGAACGCGTGTTCGACTACCGCCCGGGCGAAATCTACTGGTGCACCGCCGACGTCGGCTGGGTCACCGGTCACACTTATATCGTCTACGGCCCGCTGGCCAATGGCGCGACCACGTTGCTGTTCGAAGGCGTGCCGAACTATCCGGACATCACCCGGGTGGCGAAGGTTGTCGACAAGCACAAGGTCAATATCCTCTACACCGCGCCAACCGCGATCCGCGCGATGATGGCGTCGGGTACCGCCGCTGTCGAAGGTGCCGATGGCAGCAGCCTGCGTCTGTTAGGTTCGGTCGGTGAGCCGATTAACCCGGAAGCGTGGGATTGGTACTACAAGAATGTCGGCCAGTCCCGTTGCCCGATTGTCGATACCTGGTGGCAGACCGAAACCGGCGCGACCCTGATGAGCCCGCTGCCGGGCGCTCACGCGCTGAAACCTGGCTCGGCAGCACGGCCGTTCTTCGGTGTGGTGCCTGCGTTGGTGGACAATCTGGGCAACATTATCGAAGGCGTTGCCGAGGGAAACCTGGTGATTCTCGATTCGTGGCCAGGCCAGGCGCGCACCCTGTATCGCGACCATGACCGCTTCGTCGACACCTACTTCAAGACCTTCCGTGGCATGTACTTCACCGGTGACGGTGCGCGTCGTGACGCAGACGGTTACTACTGGATCACCGGTCGCGTGGATGACGTGCTCAACGTTTCCGGGCACCGCATGGGCACCGCCGAGATCGAAAGCGCGATGGTCGCGCACCCGAAAGTCGCCGAAGCGGCGGTGGTGGGTGTGCCGCACGACATCAAGGGGCAGGGCATTTATGTCTACGTCACGTTGAATGCGGGCGAAGAACCGAGCGAGCAACTGCGCCTGGAGCTGAAAAACTGGGTGCGTAAAGAGATCGGCCCGATTGCTTCGCCGGATGTGATTCAGTGGGCGCCAGGGCTGCCGAAAACCCGTTCGGGCAAGATCATGCGCCGGATTCTGCGCAAGATCGCCACGGCGGAATACGAAGGGTTGGGGGATATTTCGACCCTGGCCGATCCGGGTGTGGTGCAGCATTTGATTGATACGCACAAGACCATGAACGTCGCTTAA
- a CDS encoding ribonucleotide-diphosphate reductase subunit beta codes for MLSWDEFDKEDDGEVAVKGANAGHASEANMDRLDSAGGAAAQEARAVTATDSAAIARAKAALDSLDVAEGLAELEGASARVAVDEKRMINCRADLNQLVPFKYDWAWQKYLDGCANHWMPQEVNMTADIALWKNPEGLTDDERRIVMRNLGFFSTADSLVANNLVLAVYRLITNPECRQYILRQAFEEAIHTHAYQYCIESLAMDEGEIFNMYHEIPSVAKKATWGLKYTRSISDPKFETGTVETDKELLRNLIAYYCVLEGIFFYCGFTQILSMGRRNKMTGVAEQFQYILRDESMHLNFGIDVINQIKIENPHLWDAEMKEEASQMILQGTQLEIEYARDTMPRGVLGMNAAMMEDYLKFIANRRLSQIGLKEEYPGTTNPFPWMSEIMDLKKEKNFFETRVIEYQTGGALSWD; via the coding sequence ATGCTGAGCTGGGACGAATTCGACAAAGAAGATGACGGCGAAGTCGCTGTAAAAGGCGCCAATGCCGGCCACGCTTCTGAAGCCAACATGGACCGCCTCGACAGCGCCGGTGGTGCCGCCGCTCAAGAGGCCCGCGCCGTGACCGCGACGGACTCCGCCGCGATCGCCCGCGCCAAGGCTGCCCTGGACTCCCTCGACGTCGCCGAAGGCCTCGCCGAACTGGAAGGCGCCTCTGCCCGTGTAGCTGTCGATGAAAAGCGCATGATCAACTGCCGCGCCGACCTCAACCAGCTCGTGCCATTCAAATACGACTGGGCATGGCAGAAGTACCTGGACGGCTGCGCAAACCACTGGATGCCGCAAGAAGTCAACATGACCGCCGACATCGCCCTCTGGAAAAACCCGGAAGGCCTGACCGACGACGAGCGCCGCATCGTGATGCGCAACCTCGGCTTCTTCTCCACCGCCGACTCCCTGGTTGCCAACAACCTGGTCCTGGCCGTGTACCGCCTGATCACCAACCCGGAATGCCGCCAGTACATCCTACGCCAGGCCTTCGAAGAGGCGATCCACACCCACGCCTACCAGTACTGCATCGAATCGTTGGCCATGGATGAAGGCGAAATCTTCAACATGTACCACGAGATCCCATCGGTCGCGAAAAAAGCCACCTGGGGCCTGAAATACACCCGTTCGATCTCCGATCCGAAGTTCGAAACCGGCACCGTCGAAACCGACAAAGAACTGCTGCGCAACCTGATCGCCTACTACTGCGTTCTGGAAGGCATCTTCTTCTACTGCGGCTTCACCCAAATCCTCTCCATGGGCCGCCGCAACAAAATGACCGGCGTCGCCGAGCAGTTCCAATACATCCTGCGCGACGAATCCATGCACCTGAACTTCGGCATCGACGTGATCAACCAGATCAAAATCGAAAACCCGCACTTGTGGGATGCCGAGATGAAGGAAGAAGCTTCGCAGATGATTCTGCAGGGGACTCAGCTGGAGATTGAATACGCTCGGGACACCATGCCACGCGGGGTATTGGGCATGAATGCGGCGATGATGGAGGACTATCTGAAGTTCATCGCTAACCGTCGTCTGTCGCAGATTGGGTTGAAGGAAGAGTATCCAGGGACTACTAACCCGTTCCCTTGGATGAGCGAGATCATGGACTTGAAGAAAGAGAAGAATTTCTTTGAGACTCGGGTTATTGAGTATCAGACTGGTGGGGCGTTGAGCTGGGATTGA
- a CDS encoding DUF2790 domain-containing protein — MKALLVLALSSLCATAMADEAPTDAAKQQPVVEEYTYSTHLDIAKVISMSEIPNVCEVVPAKMVYDDSKGQRHILRYSVMGNGCSNG; from the coding sequence ATGAAAGCTTTATTGGTTCTGGCCCTCAGCAGTCTGTGCGCAACCGCCATGGCAGACGAGGCTCCGACTGATGCCGCCAAACAACAACCCGTCGTCGAGGAATACACCTACTCCACCCACTTGGACATCGCCAAAGTTATCTCGATGAGCGAAATCCCGAATGTCTGCGAAGTGGTACCGGCCAAAATGGTCTACGACGACTCCAAAGGCCAGCGACACATTCTGCGTTACAGCGTCATGGGCAACGGCTGCTCCAACGGCTGA